The Lycium barbarum isolate Lr01 chromosome 9, ASM1917538v2, whole genome shotgun sequence genome has a segment encoding these proteins:
- the LOC132610951 gene encoding probable inactive patatin-like protein 9 → MEFSKISLEIFSKLEQKWLYHYEGKKTRILSIDGGGTTGIVAGTSLIHLENQICAKTGDPHVRISDFFDIIVGTGIGAIYATMLVVNGSDGRPLFTAKDAVKFVTENQTRLFQLKNVGVFRRKKRFSGESMDKVLKEALRRDDGKVLTLRDTCKPLLVPCFDLNSCAPFVFSRADAIESLSFDFDLWKVCRATSANPSMFKPFKLNSVDGKTSCLAVDGGLVMNNPAAAAVTHVLHNKRDFPTVTGVDDLLVLSIGNGPPTKLKLRNDGYCSPSSVVGIVFDGVSETVDQMLGNAFCWNPNDYVRVQATGYASGGVGPGIAESLEERGVESLPFGGKRLLTETNGQRIGGLVQRLVATGRTSVPPSPCKETAVSPLRNGR, encoded by the exons ATGGAGTTCAGTAAAATATCGCTAGAAATCTTCTCAAAATTGGAGCAAAAATGGCTGTATCACTACGAAGGAAAGAAAACTCGTATTCTTAGCATTGATGGTGGTGGTACTACTGGCATTGTTGCTGGTACTTCATTAATCCATTTAGAAAACCAGATCTGTGCTAAAACTGGTGATCCTCACGTTAGAATATCTGATTTCTTCGACATTATTGTCGGTACTGGAATAGGTGCTATTTATGCTACAATGCTTGTTGTTAACGGAAGTGACGGACGTCCGTTATTCACTGCTAAAGATGCCGTGAAGTTCGTAACGGAAAATCAAACACGGCTGTTTCAGTTGAAAAATGTCGGTGTTTTCCGAAGAAAAAAGAGGTTTTCAGGTGAGAGTATGGATAAGGTTTTGAAAGAAGCGTTAAGAAGAGATGACGGGAAAGTTTTAACGTTAAGGGACACGTGTAAGCCTTTACTTGTTCCATGTTTTGACTTAAACAGTTGTGCGCCTTTTGTTTTCTCAAGAGCTGATGCTATCGAATCCTTAAGTTTCGATTTTGATCTATGGAAAGTATGTCGTGCCACGTCAGCTAATCCGTCAATGTTTAAGCCGTTTAAACTTAACTCCGTTGATGGAAAAACATCGTGTCTTGCTGTTGACGGTGGTCTTGTAATGAATAAccctgctgctgctgctgttacTCATGTTTTGCATAATAAACGGGATTTTCCTACCGTTACAGGTGTCGATGATCTATTGGTTCTCTCTATAGGTAACGGTCCACCGACAAAGTTGAAACTGAGAAATGATGGATACTGCTCTCCGTCTTCtgttgttggaattgtgtttGACGGCGTTTCTGAAACCGTTGACCAAATGCTTGGCAATGCCTTTTGCTGGAATCCAAATGACTACGTTAGAGTTCAG GCAACCGGCTATGCAAGTGGAGGAGTGGGACCAGGAATTGCGGAGTCGTTGGAAGAAAGAGGAGTAGAGTCATTGCCATTTGGCGGTAAGCGGTTACTAACGGAGACTAACGGACAAAGAATTGGCGGTTTGGTGCAACGCCTTGTTGCTACTGGAAGAACTAGTGTGCCACCAAGTCCATGCAAGGAAACTGCCGTTAGTCCTCTTAGAAACGGACGTTAA